DNA from Metabacillus flavus:
AAGTGCTTTACAGTCTGGGCATTTATTTGTAAACGGGGAAGAAAAAGCTTCAAACAGCTATTATTCCCCTAATAACCAAATGCACAATAAGTTTGCGATTGTAGATAACACATGGGTGTTTACAGGAAGCTGGAACTTTACAGTGACTGGACTTTACGGGGATGAAGCAAATATGAGTCAAGGGATTTTGGACGGAAATCAGAATCATTCAGTAGAGTTTCATTCTCCTGAATTAGCTGGGGTTTATCAGACTGAATTCAATGAAATGTGGGGAAGCGGCACTGCTCAGCCGGCTCCGTCAGCTGCCAACTTTAACTCTAGAAAAACGGATAATACACCACACGTATTAAACATTGGCGGAAAAAAAGTAGAAGTTTATTTTTCAGGCGGGGATGATGCACTCGGAAAACTGGTGAACCTAGTCAAAAATGAAGCCGACTACAGTGCGTATTTCACCATTTTCGCATGGAGTGATCAAGCACTTGTCAATGAACTGAAGAACAAATGGGAAGGTTCCTATGAAGATCAGACAGGAACACTGACAGGGTTTGATGTAAAAGGAGTATTCGATTCAAGCTATTGGAACCAATGGTGGTCAGCAAGTGTTGAAATGCGCGGTGTCACCGCATCTCAGTCCAGTACAGATAATCCAAATATCCGCTGGAAAAATCCAGCACCTGTTTATCAGGATGCGGAATCCAGAAAGCTTCATGCAAAAACAATGATCATTGATGCGGACACCTCAAGCGATCCGACGGTTGTGGCAGGATCGACAAACTGGAGTACAAACGGGAACAGTGAAAACGACGAAAATATGCTGTTCATTCATGATGCCGCCATTGCCAATCAATTTGTTCAGGAATTTAATGCGCGCTATACGAGTGCGGGAGGACAGGTGAATTAAGAATAATGAAGGATGCTTCTTCGGAGGCATTCTTTTTTTGTGGAAAAAGGACTGAAAGAGAGGGGGAAATAAACGGCATCCCCCATTTTTCGGACTAAAGAATCAGAAAGAAATAAAAAGAGAACATCAAAACAATGACGGCAAGCAAGGCAGAAACCAGAGTCACAATATGTTTGGAAGGACGAAAAGTCTGCTCATCGATTTGCTTTGTTTTCCTTCTATAATCAACAGTAGAAAAAAGTATTAGGAAAAATCCGCAAATAATGGAAAAAAGCCCAATGGCCACGGTTAGCATGTTTGCTTCAGGATTTGCTTTTTCCATAAAGTTGAAGTGGAGATTTGTTATTAAAAAACCGATTCCGACAATCGCGATTGCCGTCCGGACCCATGCCAGATAAGTCCGTTCATTTGCCAGGTGCTGCTGGATGTATTTTGAACTGATTGTTTTTTCTTTTTCCATTGGATCTCCTTAGAAATGAAGGTGTGTTGGATGAATTGGAGGAGTTTTGAAAATCTCCTTATTCCTATTGTGAGCGTCCATCTTTTCTTTTGCAATAGTGTTCCTTAGGCAGGATCCAATTTAAAATTTATTGCCCAATACCTGGAACTTACCTTAATATGTAAAAGCAGAGGTTAACCTGTTAATAAAGGAGAATCCCATGAAAATAAAAAATCAAGATTTTGAGGTTAAGGGTCTTACATATTCGATTAGGTCTGCAATCATTGAAGATGCAAAGAAGTTGTCGGAAGTAAGGGTCCGTAT
Protein-coding regions in this window:
- a CDS encoding YidH family protein produces the protein MEKEKTISSKYIQQHLANERTYLAWVRTAIAIVGIGFLITNLHFNFMEKANPEANMLTVAIGLFSIICGFFLILFSTVDYRRKTKQIDEQTFRPSKHIVTLVSALLAVIVLMFSFYFFLIL